A window of Lytechinus pictus isolate F3 Inbred chromosome 7, Lp3.0, whole genome shotgun sequence contains these coding sequences:
- the LOC129264284 gene encoding E3 ubiquitin-protein ligase FANCL-like, translating into MTELGNWSILVPQNLEKTIWTGLIQNEGEEYQLKIEFPKDKNIKHASVQGDWRLARRLGKVQGTLENRLRSAVDPEAFMQEVCNLFENTKASKIGNPSHGVVDNSPLHRRLVEELETLGWDMVTHLEPDLSQFELTCNYSSDKTHNIAVQVHSEHPSNTPVCTNIEKDYFKLHWTPKLHLDDVLTKFEGFLLKYGSFWEEMAEIDNNTWVLEPEKPGPMDVSRRIALGSNFSIQIEVDPLHPRMLPKCRFLGADNVINPVRKLLNTNLHAWNSQSSLLTNLRNVLEVDFPTPAESQVQDFKEECGICYSYSLDAVIPDQVCDNPHCNKPFHQTCLYEWLRALPSSYQSITGVGFNILYGECPYCTKQISVKKIKDR; encoded by the exons GGAGAAGAGTATCAATTGAAGATAGAATTTCCAAAAGACAAGAACATCAAACATGCCAG TGTTCAGGGAGACTGGAGATTGGCCCGTCGGCTCGGTAAGGTTCAAGGTACACTTGAGAACAGGCTGAGGTCGGCTGTTGATCCAGAAGCATTCATGCAGGAAGTGTGCAATCTGTTTGAGAACACCAAAGCAAGCAAGATTGGTAACCCTTCTCATGGTGTAGTGGATAACTCGCCCCTGCATCGAAGGCTTGTTGAAGAACTTGAAACTTTGGGCTGGGACAT GGTAACACATCTTGAGCCAGATTTGAGTCAGTTTGAGCTAACCTGCAattattcatctgataaaaCACACAATATTGCTGTACAAGTTCATTCAGAG CACCCATCAAATACCCCTGTTTGTACCAACATAGAGAAGGATTATTTTAAACTGCATTGGACTCCAAAg CTCCACCTCGATGATGTCTTGACTAAGTTTGAAGGATTCCTGCTGAAATACGGGTCATTCTGGGAGGAGATGGCCGAGATTGATAACAATACATGGGTCCTAGAACCGGAGAAACCTGGACCAATGGATGTCAGCCGGAGAATAGCCCTAG GAAGTAATTTTTCAATTCAGATTGAAGTGGATCCTCTTCACCCACGTATGCTGCCTAAATGTAGATTCCTTGGGGCTGATAATG TTATCAATCCTGTACGGAAACTCCTGAACACCAACCTGCATGCTTGGAACAGCCAATCGTCTCTCTTGACAAACCTTCGCAACGTCCTTGAGGTGGACTTCCCCACACCTGCAGAATCACAGGTTCAG GACTTCAAAGAGGAATGTGGAATATGCTACTCCTATAGCCTGGATGCAGTCATTCCCGATCAGGTCTGTGACAACCCTCATTGCAACAAACCATTTCACCAAACTTGTCTCTATGAG TGGTTGCGTGCCTTGCCGTCAAGCTACCAGTCTATTACGGGAGTAGGGTTCAACATCCTGTATGGAGAGTGTCCATACTGCACAAAACAGATATCAGTCAAGAAGATCAAAGACAGATGA